TAGAAATGGCAAAAACTGTTACCCGGGAAAAAGTTTACCCGCCAAACCCGGGCAGTTTCTGCAGGATTTGTGATTATTTTGAACAATGCGATTCAGCGTTAAAAGCAGTTATTCCGGCAGTTGCCCAACAGGAAGAAGTTCCATTTTAAAATGAGGATTAAACTATGAGAATCATTGCAGATTTTCACATCCATTCGAAATATTCCCGTGCTACCAGCCGTGATATGGACTTGCCTACCATTAACCAATGGGCAAAATACAAAGGCATTAAACTAATGGGTACCGGGGATTTTACCCACCCGTTCTGGCTGCAGGAATTAAAGAGACACCTAAGCCCTGCGGGAGATGGTTTTTACGAATATGACGGCACATACTATTTTTTAACTTCAGAATTAAACTGTATTTACCATAAAAACGGCAAGCCCCGCAGAGTTCATAACCTGGTTGTTGCTCCGTCATTTGAAATCGTAGAAAAAATAAACCACCGGCTTTCAACCTACGGCAACCTTCTGGTTGACGGCCGTCCGATACTGAATCTTGACTGTGAAGACCTTGTAAAAATGATAACTGATATTTCGGATAGATGCATGATTATTCCGGCCCATGCCTGGACTCCGCATTTCAGCGTTTTCGGTTCAAATTCAGGGTTTAACAGGCTTATTGACTGTTTTGGCAGCCAGATAAAAAATGTTCATGCGATAGAAACCGGTTTATCAAGCGACCCTTCAATGAATTGGAGGCTTTCTTTTTTAGATACTATTGCGCTTCTCTCTAATTCTGATGCTCATTCTCCGTCAAATATAGGAAGAGAAGCCAATGTGTTTGATGTTAAAGATTATACCGGGCTATATAATGAAATAACGGAAATTATTAAATCTAAGGATGATGCACACTTTCTTTATACGATAGAGTTTTTCCCCGAAGAAGGCAAATATCATTTTGACGGCCATAAGAATTGTGAAGTAAACTTACACCCCCAGGTATCAATTGAAGGTAGAAATTTGTGCCCGGTCTGCAATAAACCTCTTACAATAGGCGTCCTGCATCGTGTGGAAGAATTGTCAGACAAGCAGGAAGGGTACCAGCTGCCAAATGCAGTGCCCTGCAGAAAAATTATTCCTTTGGAAGAAATTATTGCTGAAGCGCTCAATCTTAATAAAGGCGCCTCCCAGGTCAGAAAGGAATATTTGGGTTTAGTAGGAATGTTCGGTTCGGAATTCAAAATTCTTCTCGACCTGAACGAGCAGGAATTGTCCAGGATTCAAAATATGAAAATAGCGAGAAATATAATAAAAATGAGAACCGGCGCTGTTGCTATAGTGCCGGGTTATGACGGAGTATACGGTACAATTATTATAAATAATTCTGAAACCGCAAATGACCCTCTGGCGAAACTGGAACAGTTGAGTTTCTTTTAATTATGATTACCTGTAAAGTCGAAGCAGTGACCTTTGACGAAATATCCCAGATGGGAATAGTTTTACTTACGGAGCAGGAGGGCAAGCGTGTATTGCCTGTCTGGGTGGGTATTTTTGAAGCGCAGCCAAATATTGTTCCGGCTGCAAAACGCTTACTTCCCGCGGCCCCTTACGCATGATTTGTTTAAAAATACTATAGAACAACTGGGCGCTAAGGTCGATTTTATTTATCTGAATAAAATCGAACAGAACACATATTACGCCCAGGTCCACCTGACCCAGAAAGATAATGAAATTGTTATAGATGCCAGGCCCTCTGACGCTATTGCCATTGCATTGCGCTGTGAAGCAGCTATTTACATTGATGAAAAAGTTATGGAATCAAACGCGGTTGACAGGGAAGAGTTTTTAAAAGAGCAAAAAGAAAAGTCTTATAAAACATATCTTGAATCGCTTGAAGAAGAAGACCTGGGGAAACTGAAGCATTGATAGATTTTATTATTAACTGGCTGGAAAAAATTAGGCTGACTTATAACGTAAATCCACGGCTATTTGCTGTGGTTTATGCAATATGTGTTCCGCCTTTCTGGTTTGCTGTATATAAAGTTGTCGCCGGTTTAAGAGTCGGGAAAACGGACAAATTGCCGAAATGGTTTCTTGTGCTTGGTTTTACCCTTACAGCTCCATTTCTTTATATCGCTTTTTTTGGAAAAAACCTGCCGGGCTGGTTTTGGATTGCTGTATTAGTTTTTGTTTGCCTGTCCATACTTTCTCTAATTAAGACCATTCGCGGTAAAGTACAAATGAAAATTAAAGCATGAATATTGTATTCTACGGATCCAATGAAAGTTCTGTTAAGTTTCTTGAACATTTATCAAAAAAGGATACGATTACTGCAGTTATCACCCGCCAGGATAAACCTTCAGGCCGCGGTTTGGAAATTCATTCATCGCCGGTAAAAATGTTCGCCCAACAAAACAATTTAAGATTAACCGAAATTGATAATTTGCTTTCTTCCGGCATAAAAGCTGATTTAGGCGTGGCTGTCGCCTATGGCAAAATTTTAAAAAAAGAGGTATTTTTTTTTCCAAAAAACGGGACTATTAATGTCCATTTCTCTCTTCTTCCAAAATACCGCGGCGCAGCGCCCATGCAATGGGCTTTAATAAACGGCGAAAAAAGTACAGGTGTCACAATATTTTTTATAGATGAAGGCCTGGATACCGGGAAAATACTGTTTCAAAAAGAGATTCCGATTGAACTGGAAGATGATTTTGCGTCGCTGGAAAATAAACTGGTAGAAGAAGGCATGAAATTGTTAGGCGAGTCAATAAAGTTGATAAGTAATAAGGACTTCACAGCCAGAGAACAGGCTGGCGAGCCCTCATTTGCACCGCCTTTAAAAAAAAGCGACGGTATTATAAATTGGTCAGCAAAATCCTCAATAGAAATCTGCAGCCTTATAAGAGGGGTAAATCCCTGGCCCGGGGCCTATACGGAAACTGGGATTGAAGAACACGGGTTACTTAAAATATTAAAAGCCAAACCCATAGAGCCAAGTAAGGAAGAATCTGATTTGTGGATTAAAAACCGGGTACCGGGAGAAATAGCTGCTCTTATTAGAGGAAAAGGTTTTGTTGTAAAATGTAAAGAAGGGTTTCTTTTAGTAGAATTTGTTCAAAGGCAAAATGGGAAATTCATAAATGCGTGGGCCTTCTGGCAGGGAGCCCGTTTAGAGATTGGGAAAAAGTTTATAAAGCAATGAAAAGGCGATTACTAATACATTTAGGTTTTCCGGCAATAACTATTTTAGGAAAAATACTCCCGGAAAGGTTTTCAAATAAATTTGAGCAATGGAAAATTGACTTTAATAATAGACTGATAAAATCAAAAATAGTAAAAAAACCCAAGTCCCTTCTTTTATTACTGGCGCATTGCCTGCAGCTTGAAGAATGCAGCCACAGGCTTACTAAAGACGTGTTTAACTGTGCAGGATGCGGTAAATGCAATATTGCCGATTTGGTGAAAATAAGTGAAAAATTTGGTATAATTGCAAAAGTAGCCGCAGGCGGAAGGCTCGCAAAAAGATTAGTTAAAGAACTACGGCCTGATTTGATTCTGGCAGTAGCCTGCGAAAGAGAATTGACTGAAGGAATTTCTGCAGTTTATCCTTATAAGGTTATCGGCGTAACAAATTCGCGGCCTTGCGGGCCTTGTGTAAATACTCTAGTTGACGTCAAAAAAATTGAAAGGGTTTTACAGGACGTTTTAGAAAAAACAATTCCATGAATTCAGTTAAAACTTTTATTTTAATGTTTGTACTGCTTCTCCTTTTTGTCTGGGTTGGGCGCATAATCGGCGGCCAGTCAGGAATGCTGCTGGCGTTTTTTCTTGCCTGTGTTATGAACTTTTTTTCCTACTGGTTCAGCGATAAGATTGTTTTGATGATGTATGGTGCAAAAGAAATTCCCCAAAACCAGGCGAATAACCTGTACTCTATAGTTGCCAATGCAGCCCAGTCAGCGAACCTTCCTATGCCAAAAATATATATGATCCAATCAATAGCCCCTAACGCTTTTGCTACAGGTAGGAATCCTTCTCATGCAGCTATTGCGGTTACCCGCGGTATTCTTGATTTATTGAACGACAAAGAACTCTCAGGTGTTATTGCACATGAATTATCTCATATAAAAAACCGTGATACGCTTATTTCGATGGTTGCAGCAACTGTTGCAGGCGCAATATTCATGCTGGCGCGCATGGCTCAGTTTGCAATGATTTTTGGCGGCCGGGACAGCCGGGAAGACAGAGGCGGCGGAATAGCAATGCTTGCTGTGATGATTGTAGGCCCGATTGCTGCGATGGTAATTCAACTTGCTATTTCCAGGGCCCGCGAATATGACGCAGATGAATCCGCGGCTATGATCAGCGGGGATCCGCTTGCTCTTGCAAGCGCGCTTAGGAAACTTTCTGCTGGTTCGAAAAGAATGCCGTTAGCTTCAAATCCAGCTACGGCCCATTTGTTTATTGTAAACCCTTTAAAGAGCGAGAAAATACTTTCTTTGTTTTCAACACATCCGCCTGTGGAAGAAAGAATCAAACGGCTTGAAAATATCGCAGGAATGAAATTATAATAAATGGTATTATAAACCGCATTGAAAAATAAAATTCATTGTAGATAAACGAAAATACGAACAAAAGCAGCAATAGCCTGGAGGCAGAGAATGGCAAAAAAAATCCTGATAGCAGAAAATGAATGGGAATTACGAAACCTCTTAAAGTTAATTATTGAAAAATATGATTTTGACGTTATGGAAGCCGAAGATGACAGGCAGGCTGTAAACCTGGTTTCATCTTTCAAACCTGACCTTCTTATGCTGGATCTTTCAATGAAAGGTTTTGAAATTGTGCATAAGTTGAGAAATAATTACGAAACACAAAGCCTGCCGGTTGTAATGCTTATAGATAAAAAAGCCATCCAGGATTCACCTATAAAAGATTATGTACAGGACTTTTTACTCAAACCATTTGAAGAAGAAAGTGTTCTTCAGGTAATTAAAAAGATATTCGGTGATGTCCAAAAAAAGACAGCAGCATCCAAAAGGCCTTTTGATTCATTTTTCACGCCGGATTCAGAAAAAACTGTTGTTTTGTCGCCTAGTGAATTGCCGGCAGAAGCCTCTATGGGAGAAAAAACTTTAGTGCTTTCTCCTGAAGAAATAATGGCTATTACAAAGCAATCTGTGAAGCCCGTAATTCCTGAAACGTTTTCACCAGAATTGACCATTCAGGTGAATCCTCTACCAGAAGTAGAGGTACCGGAACCCATTGCGCAGGAACCAGTACAGGAAGAGCAAATTCCGGAACCTGCTCCTGAAATTCCCGGAGCATCTGTGCCGGAATTTATGCCTGAAGCGACAATTCAGGGAACAGATTTTGAAAAATTATTTGGTAAATCGCAGGAAGAAAAGGTACCGGAACCTATAGTTGTTGAAACAAAGTTCTACAGTATCTTAAATGTTACGTTGAAAGATTTACTATTGGCGGTATACTGTTCAGTAAGACTTTCAGGTAACAAAGATATCTCCGATAAGCCGATATTGGTCGTTACTAACGGCTCAGATGTTGATTCTAAGGAATTTGGCACAATTATGGATGTTTTTGGTTCAGGAACAAACGTTGTAGCTATTGACGCCGGTAAATTTAATGATAAAATTCAGGAATTAACTGCGGCAGGAGTTATTATTTTTGAGGTAGATCCTTCCGGGTTTAAAAAAATACGCTAGATAGGATTTTAACATTCGACACGGTCGTTTTGTTGACGGACATAGGAGCGCTCATATTTGGCTAATTCTTGGTGTTTTTAAGCTGCCTGGTAAGCTATATTATTGATAGTTTGCCAACTTTTTGTGTTAGTAAAGCCTTTCGACAGTCCTATTAAGCCTTAACCCGGTTTTATGAAAGGCCAGTTTTGCCAACCTTAACAGATACCTGCCTTATAATGGTTTTTCCAGATCCCTTATTTTGCCAAAAGTTGGCAAAACTCTTTCCTTTAAAATTTCTATTTTTGCCAGATTGATTTTATCCCAATTTTTTCTTTTAAAATAATTGGGATGGTTGCCCGGCAAAATTTGCCAAATCTTTGAAATATTTGAAATAATTGATTTGCTTAGACTGCCAGTATAGAATAGTTAAAGTAAAGTATTAGAACCCATCCATAAATACATATAAAACCCATGCGTCTGGTATTTAATATAAGGGGATACATTAACTAAGCTTGAGGCGTCTTTGTGTATGGTTTGATTAACATAATATATCTTATCGGAACCAGTGCATATATGTGGAAGCTAAATCATTTGTAGTGTTTTAAGTCAGGAATTGGACGCTTTTAGCCTAAAATAATCTTGAGTTGTTTCAAGCTTAATTGGTTGGCAACTACAGGAGTATTGATATAACCGTAAGTTAAATATGAGCCAAGAATAGGGCATATGACCCTGCCTAACTGGCTTAAATGTCCCATAGGAATGATGGCAATATTTGATAATTTTGAGTGTATTTTACAGAAATTAAGCAATTGAAGGAAGTCATTATCATTGGCTACAAACATAGCTATCTTTGTAAGGAACGGTTTATGGGCTTGAGAAGCCTTTAGAAAGCTTAAAAGTTGGCTGTATTTTAATGTTTTTTTAAAGTTATGGTAAGATAATATGAGC
The Elusimicrobiota bacterium DNA segment above includes these coding regions:
- a CDS encoding bifunctional nuclease family protein, encoding MFRLQNAYFPRPLTHDLFKNTIEQLGAKVDFIYLNKIEQNTYYAQVHLTQKDNEIVIDARPSDAIAIALRCEAAIYIDEKVMESNAVDREEFLKEQKEKSYKTYLESLEEEDLGKLKH
- a CDS encoding endonuclease Q family protein — its product is MRIIADFHIHSKYSRATSRDMDLPTINQWAKYKGIKLMGTGDFTHPFWLQELKRHLSPAGDGFYEYDGTYYFLTSELNCIYHKNGKPRRVHNLVVAPSFEIVEKINHRLSTYGNLLVDGRPILNLDCEDLVKMITDISDRCMIIPAHAWTPHFSVFGSNSGFNRLIDCFGSQIKNVHAIETGLSSDPSMNWRLSFLDTIALLSNSDAHSPSNIGREANVFDVKDYTGLYNEITEIIKSKDDAHFLYTIEFFPEEGKYHFDGHKNCEVNLHPQVSIEGRNLCPVCNKPLTIGVLHRVEELSDKQEGYQLPNAVPCRKIIPLEEIIAEALNLNKGASQVRKEYLGLVGMFGSEFKILLDLNEQELSRIQNMKIARNIIKMRTGAVAIVPGYDGVYGTIIINNSETANDPLAKLEQLSFF
- a CDS encoding bifunctional nuclease family protein, which encodes MITCKVEAVTFDEISQMGIVLLTEQEGKRVLPVWVGIFEAQPNIVPAAKRLLPAAPYA
- a CDS encoding DUF116 domain-containing protein, with the protein product MKRRLLIHLGFPAITILGKILPERFSNKFEQWKIDFNNRLIKSKIVKKPKSLLLLLAHCLQLEECSHRLTKDVFNCAGCGKCNIADLVKISEKFGIIAKVAAGGRLAKRLVKELRPDLILAVACERELTEGISAVYPYKVIGVTNSRPCGPCVNTLVDVKKIERVLQDVLEKTIP
- the htpX gene encoding zinc metalloprotease HtpX — encoded protein: MNSVKTFILMFVLLLLFVWVGRIIGGQSGMLLAFFLACVMNFFSYWFSDKIVLMMYGAKEIPQNQANNLYSIVANAAQSANLPMPKIYMIQSIAPNAFATGRNPSHAAIAVTRGILDLLNDKELSGVIAHELSHIKNRDTLISMVAATVAGAIFMLARMAQFAMIFGGRDSREDRGGGIAMLAVMIVGPIAAMVIQLAISRAREYDADESAAMISGDPLALASALRKLSAGSKRMPLASNPATAHLFIVNPLKSEKILSLFSTHPPVEERIKRLENIAGMKL
- the fmt gene encoding methionyl-tRNA formyltransferase, coding for MNIVFYGSNESSVKFLEHLSKKDTITAVITRQDKPSGRGLEIHSSPVKMFAQQNNLRLTEIDNLLSSGIKADLGVAVAYGKILKKEVFFFPKNGTINVHFSLLPKYRGAAPMQWALINGEKSTGVTIFFIDEGLDTGKILFQKEIPIELEDDFASLENKLVEEGMKLLGESIKLISNKDFTAREQAGEPSFAPPLKKSDGIINWSAKSSIEICSLIRGVNPWPGAYTETGIEEHGLLKILKAKPIEPSKEESDLWIKNRVPGEIAALIRGKGFVVKCKEGFLLVEFVQRQNGKFINAWAFWQGARLEIGKKFIKQ
- a CDS encoding response regulator, yielding MAKKILIAENEWELRNLLKLIIEKYDFDVMEAEDDRQAVNLVSSFKPDLLMLDLSMKGFEIVHKLRNNYETQSLPVVMLIDKKAIQDSPIKDYVQDFLLKPFEEESVLQVIKKIFGDVQKKTAASKRPFDSFFTPDSEKTVVLSPSELPAEASMGEKTLVLSPEEIMAITKQSVKPVIPETFSPELTIQVNPLPEVEVPEPIAQEPVQEEQIPEPAPEIPGASVPEFMPEATIQGTDFEKLFGKSQEEKVPEPIVVETKFYSILNVTLKDLLLAVYCSVRLSGNKDISDKPILVVTNGSDVDSKEFGTIMDVFGSGTNVVAIDAGKFNDKIQELTAAGVIIFEVDPSGFKKIR